The following proteins are encoded in a genomic region of Porphyrobacter sp. CACIAM 03H1:
- the uca gene encoding urea carboxylase, with translation MSFDTVLIANRGAIATRIIRTAKAMGLRTVAVYSEADAGSLHVGAADVAVCIGPGPAAQSYLDVAAILAAAKTTGAGAIHPGYGFLAENADFAEACAAAGVVFIGPTPENIRTFGLKHSARALAEANGLPLAPGTGLLTGADEAAEAAARIGYPVMLKATAGGGGIGMRVCESEAAVREGFATVVRQGEASFGDAGVFLERYIPRARHIEVQIFGDGRGRVMALGERDCSLQRRNQKVVEEAPAPNLPEAKRAALIAAAVRLGEAARYLSAGTVEFLYDAEREDFFFLEMNTRLQVEHGVTEEVMGIDLVQWMIRGAAGDFAMLDAPAPVPHGHSVQVRLYAEDPGQDYRPTTGTLTNVAFPEGIRAETWVMAGTEVSAFYDPMLAKLITRGATRAGAIAAMQAALDASRIDGIETNLRWLREVVRAPGFTSGAVSTRMLDNVAYHPRAVRVIAGGTATSVQDWPGRLGLWNVGVPPSGPMDDLSFRLGNRILGNPEGTAGLEVTASGPTLLFEAPATICLTGADFGATVDGAPVPRGEALRIAAGQTLAMGRASGGGMRGYVLFAGGLDVVPYLGSAATFTLGRFGGHAARALVAGDVLHFDPPRHGEGDHAKHGGGAGATARDGEKFGATAPAPPPPAVVPLPQGGGLLPELGREWQLRVLYGPHGAPDFFTEGDIARFLEAEWQVHYNSNRTGVRLVGPKPEWARRDGGEAGLHPSNIHDNPYAIGAVDFTGDMPIILGPDGPSLGGFVCPFTVIAADRWKIGQLAPDDRVRFVPVSIDDITAPRPIADLSPILAETPADGARPRTTYRQQGDRNILVEYGDIVLDIELRIRIHALMQALETMDLPGVIDITPGIRSLQLHFDGTTLGQAGALAALQRAEAAMGDLAGFKAPSRIVHLPLSWRDPAITETIAKYVGTVRDDAPWCPDNIEFIRRINGLPDAAAVEALIFDASYLVLGLGDVYLGAPVATPVDPRHRLVTTKYNPARTWTPPNVVGIGGAYMCIYGMEGPGGYQLFGRTVQVWNTYRHSGEGQTQDFTGGKPWLLRFFDQIRFFPVSAEELAEWRRDFPQGRRALRIEETTFRLADYRKFLADNAAGIAAFEATRQAAFDAERAAWEASGEFDRVSALLGAESDAGEAAAIAVPEGADLIEAPFGGSVWKLLVRPGDTVAEGEVIAVIEAMKMECPFEAPASGTVAAVYITESQSLAPGAPMLALRRGA, from the coding sequence GTGAGCTTCGACACCGTCCTCATCGCCAACCGGGGCGCGATCGCGACGCGGATCATCCGCACCGCGAAGGCGATGGGGCTGAGGACGGTGGCGGTCTATTCCGAGGCCGATGCGGGATCGCTCCACGTCGGCGCGGCCGATGTGGCGGTGTGCATCGGGCCGGGCCCTGCGGCGCAGTCCTATCTCGATGTCGCGGCCATTCTGGCGGCGGCGAAGACGACCGGAGCAGGGGCGATCCACCCCGGCTACGGCTTCCTTGCCGAGAATGCCGACTTCGCGGAAGCCTGCGCGGCGGCGGGCGTTGTCTTCATCGGGCCGACCCCCGAGAACATCCGCACCTTCGGCCTCAAGCACTCCGCCCGGGCGCTGGCCGAGGCCAACGGCCTGCCGCTCGCCCCCGGCACCGGGCTGCTGACCGGCGCGGACGAGGCGGCCGAGGCCGCCGCTCGGATCGGCTATCCGGTCATGCTCAAGGCCACGGCCGGCGGCGGCGGCATCGGGATGCGCGTCTGCGAGAGCGAAGCCGCCGTGCGCGAGGGCTTCGCCACCGTGGTCCGCCAGGGCGAGGCGAGCTTCGGCGATGCGGGCGTCTTCCTCGAACGCTACATCCCCCGCGCGCGGCACATCGAGGTGCAGATCTTCGGCGACGGCAGGGGCCGGGTCATGGCGCTGGGCGAGCGCGACTGCTCGCTCCAGCGCCGCAACCAGAAGGTCGTCGAGGAGGCGCCCGCGCCCAATCTCCCCGAGGCCAAGCGCGCCGCGCTGATCGCCGCCGCCGTCAGGCTTGGCGAGGCGGCGCGCTATCTCTCGGCGGGCACGGTCGAGTTCCTCTACGATGCCGAGCGCGAGGATTTCTTCTTCCTCGAGATGAACACCAGGCTCCAGGTCGAGCATGGCGTCACCGAGGAGGTGATGGGCATCGACCTCGTCCAGTGGATGATCCGGGGCGCGGCGGGCGATTTCGCGATGCTCGATGCCCCCGCGCCCGTGCCGCACGGCCATTCGGTGCAGGTTCGGCTCTATGCCGAGGACCCGGGGCAGGACTATCGCCCCACCACCGGCACGCTCACCAACGTCGCCTTCCCCGAAGGCATCCGCGCCGAGACGTGGGTGATGGCGGGCACCGAGGTCAGCGCCTTCTACGATCCGATGCTGGCGAAGCTCATCACCAGGGGAGCGACCCGCGCCGGGGCGATCGCCGCGATGCAGGCGGCGCTGGACGCCAGCCGCATCGACGGGATCGAGACCAACCTCAGGTGGCTGCGCGAGGTCGTGCGTGCGCCGGGCTTCACCAGCGGCGCGGTCTCCACCCGGATGCTCGACAACGTCGCCTATCACCCGCGCGCGGTGCGGGTGATCGCGGGCGGCACGGCGACCTCGGTGCAGGACTGGCCCGGGCGCCTCGGGCTCTGGAACGTCGGCGTCCCGCCGAGCGGCCCGATGGACGATCTCTCCTTCCGCCTCGGCAACCGCATCCTCGGCAACCCCGAGGGCACGGCGGGGCTGGAGGTCACCGCCAGCGGCCCGACGCTGCTGTTCGAGGCCCCTGCCACCATCTGCCTCACCGGCGCGGATTTCGGCGCGACGGTGGACGGCGCTCCCGTCCCGCGCGGGGAAGCCCTGCGCATCGCCGCCGGCCAGACCCTCGCGATGGGCCGCGCCTCCGGCGGGGGGATGCGCGGCTATGTGCTGTTCGCCGGCGGGCTCGATGTTGTCCCCTATCTCGGCTCGGCTGCCACCTTCACCCTCGGCCGGTTCGGCGGCCACGCCGCGCGCGCGCTGGTGGCGGGGGATGTGCTGCACTTCGATCCTCCCCGGCACGGGGAGGGGGACCATGCGAAGCATGGTGGAGGGGCGGGCGCGACAGCTCGAGACGGCGAGAAGTTCGGAGCAACGGCACCTGCCCCTCCACCACCTGCGGTGGTCCCCCTCCCCCAAGGGGGAGGATTGCTCCCCGAACTCGGGCGCGAATGGCAATTGCGCGTGCTCTACGGCCCGCACGGCGCGCCCGATTTCTTCACCGAGGGGGACATTGCCCGCTTCCTCGAAGCCGAATGGCAGGTCCACTACAACTCGAACCGCACCGGGGTGCGGCTGGTCGGCCCGAAGCCCGAATGGGCGCGGCGCGACGGCGGGGAGGCGGGGCTTCACCCGTCGAACATCCACGACAATCCCTATGCCATCGGCGCGGTCGACTTCACCGGCGACATGCCGATCATCCTCGGCCCCGACGGGCCTTCGCTGGGCGGCTTCGTGTGCCCCTTCACGGTGATCGCCGCCGACCGCTGGAAGATCGGCCAACTCGCCCCGGACGACCGGGTGCGCTTCGTGCCGGTGAGCATCGACGACATCACGGCGCCCCGGCCCATCGCCGACCTCTCCCCGATCCTCGCCGAGACCCCGGCCGACGGCGCGCGCCCGCGCACCACCTACCGCCAGCAGGGCGACCGCAACATCCTCGTCGAGTATGGCGACATCGTGCTCGACATCGAGCTGCGCATCCGCATCCACGCGCTGATGCAGGCCCTTGAGACGATGGACCTGCCCGGGGTCATCGACATCACCCCCGGCATCCGCTCGCTGCAACTGCATTTCGACGGCACCACGCTGGGTCAGGCGGGGGCGCTTGCCGCCCTGCAGCGCGCCGAGGCGGCGATGGGCGATCTCGCCGGTTTCAAGGCCCCCTCGCGCATCGTCCACCTGCCGCTCAGCTGGCGCGACCCTGCGATCACCGAGACCATCGCCAAATATGTCGGCACGGTGCGCGACGATGCGCCGTGGTGCCCCGACAACATCGAGTTCATCCGCCGCATCAACGGACTGCCCGACGCCGCGGCGGTCGAGGCGCTGATCTTCGATGCCAGCTACCTCGTGCTCGGCCTCGGCGATGTCTACCTCGGCGCGCCGGTCGCCACGCCGGTCGATCCGCGCCACCGGCTCGTGACCACCAAATACAACCCCGCGCGCACCTGGACCCCGCCCAACGTGGTCGGGATCGGCGGGGCCTACATGTGCATCTACGGGATGGAGGGGCCGGGCGGCTACCAGCTGTTCGGGCGCACCGTGCAGGTGTGGAACACATATCGCCATTCGGGGGAGGGGCAAACGCAGGACTTCACCGGCGGCAAGCCGTGGCTGCTCCGCTTCTTCGACCAGATCCGCTTCTTCCCCGTGAGCGCGGAGGAGCTTGCCGAGTGGCGGCGCGATTTCCCGCAAGGGCGGCGTGCGCTGCGGATCGAGGAGACGACCTTCCGCCTCGCCGATTACCGCAAATTCCTTGCCGACAACGCCGCCGGCATCGCCGCCTTCGAGGCGACCCGTCAGGCCGCCTTCGATGCCGAGCGCGCCGCGTGGGAGGCTTCGGGCGAGTTCGACCGGGTGAGCGCGCTGCTCGGGGCGGAGAGCGATGCGGGCGAGGCGGCGGCGATCGCCGTGCCCGAGGGCGCCGACCTGATCGAGGCGCCTTTCGGCGGAAGCGTCTGGAAGCTGCTCGTCCGTCCCGGCGACACCGTGGCCGAGGGCGAGGTGATCGCGGTGATCGAGGCGATGAAGATGGAGTGCCCCTTCGAGGCTCCGGCGAGCGGCACGGTGGCCGCGGTCTATATCACCGAAAGCCAGTCGCTCGCCCCCGGCGCGCCGATGCTGGCGCTGCGGAGGGGAGCGTGA
- a CDS encoding urea amidolyase associated protein UAAP2: MNSDPALSGLTGSIIHDEIVPARAPWLHHVRAGEVLRIVDVEGNQAVDFLIYSAADDAERYSAQDTVAAQGNLFLRTGTVLLSNEGNPLMTIVASAVDYHDTIGGACSCESNTLRYGHHTKHQHACVDNFLEANLTEGRGKRDIVSNINFFMNVPVEEDGTLGIVDGISAPGLTVDLRAEMDVIVVVSNCPQINNPCNGFNPTPVRMIVARP, encoded by the coding sequence ATGAACAGCGATCCGGCCCTCTCCGGCCTCACCGGCAGCATCATCCACGACGAGATCGTGCCCGCGCGCGCGCCGTGGCTGCACCATGTCCGGGCCGGCGAGGTGCTGCGCATCGTCGATGTCGAGGGCAACCAGGCGGTCGACTTCCTGATCTATTCCGCCGCCGACGATGCCGAGCGTTATTCGGCGCAGGACACGGTGGCGGCGCAGGGCAACCTGTTCCTGCGGACCGGCACGGTGCTGCTCTCGAACGAGGGCAATCCGCTGATGACCATCGTCGCCAGCGCGGTCGACTACCACGACACCATCGGCGGCGCCTGTTCGTGCGAAAGCAATACCTTGCGCTACGGACATCACACGAAGCATCAACACGCCTGCGTCGACAATTTCCTCGAGGCGAACCTCACCGAGGGGCGCGGCAAGCGCGATATCGTGTCGAACATCAACTTCTTCATGAACGTGCCGGTCGAGGAGGACGGCACGCTCGGCATCGTCGACGGCATCTCGGCGCCCGGCCTGACGGTGGACCTGCGCGCGGAGATGGACGTGATCGTGGTCGTCTCAAACTGCCCGCAGATCAACAACCCCTGCAACGGCTTCAACCCCACCCCGGTGCGGATGATCGTGGCGCGGCCGTGA
- a CDS encoding urea amidolyase associated protein UAAP1, with translation MSATADPKSAREHARAQGGTRVEIMPILPPVADDLPECVDPGDLVWEETVAPGGYTSRRLARGTRLRLIDKAGDACASLNIFNAEMPTERLNVADTVKVQWNAYLGTGKLLLSDMGRVLMSILADGAGTHDTFCGVSNAAGNARKYGEGRNSGAFPNGRDRLILGAAKHGLTRRDVHPCVTLFKGTRIEADGSITPIVGPFAPGREVLLRAEMEVVVVIANCPHVLDPRPAYHSGPLRLTAWRGPVTSEDDPVRNATPEGLRAYLNTEDNYRR, from the coding sequence ATGAGCGCGACCGCCGATCCGAAATCCGCCCGCGAACATGCGCGCGCGCAGGGCGGCACGCGGGTCGAGATCATGCCCATCCTCCCGCCCGTGGCGGATGACCTGCCCGAGTGCGTGGATCCCGGCGACCTTGTGTGGGAAGAGACGGTAGCCCCCGGCGGATACACCTCGCGGCGGCTCGCACGCGGCACGCGGCTGCGGCTGATCGACAAGGCGGGCGATGCCTGCGCTTCGCTCAACATCTTCAACGCCGAGATGCCGACCGAGCGCCTCAACGTCGCGGACACGGTCAAGGTCCAGTGGAACGCCTATCTGGGCACGGGCAAGCTGCTGCTCAGCGACATGGGCCGGGTGCTGATGAGCATCCTCGCGGACGGAGCGGGAACGCATGACACCTTCTGTGGTGTCTCAAATGCGGCCGGTAACGCACGGAAATACGGGGAGGGCCGCAATTCGGGCGCCTTTCCCAACGGGCGTGACCGGCTCATCCTCGGCGCTGCCAAGCACGGGCTCACCCGGCGCGATGTCCACCCCTGCGTGACCTTGTTCAAGGGCACCCGGATCGAGGCGGATGGCAGTATCACCCCGATCGTCGGCCCCTTCGCGCCCGGGCGCGAGGTGCTGCTGCGGGCCGAGATGGAGGTGGTGGTGGTGATCGCCAACTGCCCCCACGTGCTCGACCCGCGCCCCGCATACCATTCGGGCCCGCTGCGCCTCACCGCATGGCGCGGGCCGGTGACCTCCGAAGACGATCCCGTGCGCAACGCCACGCCCGAGGGGCTGCGCGCCTACCTCAATACCGAGGACAACTATCGCCGCTAA
- a CDS encoding CopG family ribbon-helix-helix protein: MSLPAELFRQLDMMVEERGLPSRSQLIAELIRHALAEHEALTRPDEMLAGTVTIVYAGGAGRVRQQLAETQLEYLKEVISSQHVFLEEDQSLEVLLVQGPAVRLKQLCDALRAIRGVQQLQLVTTTALLPPLHEQDVPPAKEAAE, translated from the coding sequence ATGAGCCTTCCGGCCGAGCTGTTCCGCCAGCTCGACATGATGGTGGAGGAGCGCGGCCTGCCTTCGCGCTCGCAGCTGATCGCCGAACTGATCCGCCATGCGCTGGCCGAGCACGAGGCGCTGACCCGCCCGGACGAGATGCTCGCGGGCACGGTCACCATCGTTTACGCGGGCGGGGCGGGGCGGGTGCGCCAGCAGCTGGCCGAAACGCAGCTCGAATATCTCAAGGAGGTGATCTCCTCGCAGCACGTCTTCCTCGAGGAGGACCAGTCGCTCGAGGTGCTGCTGGTGCAGGGCCCGGCGGTGCGGCTGAAGCAGCTGTGCGATGCCCTGCGGGCGATCCGCGGTGTGCAGCAATTGCAGCTCGTCACCACCACCGCGCTGCTCCCGCCGCTCCACGAGCAGGATGTTCCGCCTGCCAAAGAGGCCGCCGAATGA
- a CDS encoding ABC transporter ATP-binding protein, with protein sequence MSAMLSLRNLWVEYGEKVVLERISLDIAEGSFVSIIGPSGAGKSSLLRVILGQEKPTRGTITLDGAPLPAECGPDRGVVFQRYSVFPHLTVLSNVLIGVEFSAAPLTARLFGGARRAAIAEAEAMLEQVGLADARSLYPAQMSGGMQQRLAIAQALIKRPRILLLDEPFGALDPGIRSDMHALITRLWREHGLTVIMVTHDIKEAFTLGTRVLTLDKRRHDPHAPHRYGAGVVYDLALTRKQAGEAPADLSDITIDAKVNT encoded by the coding sequence CTGAGCGCGATGCTGAGCCTGCGCAACCTTTGGGTGGAGTATGGCGAGAAGGTCGTTCTCGAGCGCATTTCGCTCGATATAGCCGAGGGGAGCTTCGTCTCGATCATCGGCCCCTCGGGGGCGGGCAAGAGCAGTCTGCTGCGCGTGATCCTCGGCCAGGAGAAGCCGACGCGCGGGACGATCACCCTCGACGGCGCCCCGCTTCCGGCGGAGTGCGGGCCGGACCGGGGGGTGGTGTTCCAGCGTTATTCGGTTTTCCCGCATCTGACGGTGCTCAGCAACGTGCTGATCGGTGTCGAGTTTTCCGCCGCGCCCCTCACCGCCCGCCTGTTCGGCGGCGCGCGGCGCGCCGCGATCGCCGAGGCGGAGGCGATGCTGGAGCAGGTCGGTCTCGCCGATGCGCGCAGCCTCTACCCCGCGCAGATGTCGGGCGGGATGCAGCAGCGCCTCGCCATCGCCCAGGCCCTGATCAAGCGGCCGCGCATCCTGCTGCTCGACGAGCCCTTCGGCGCGCTCGACCCTGGCATCCGGAGCGACATGCACGCGCTCATCACGCGGCTGTGGCGCGAGCACGGGCTGACCGTGATCATGGTCACCCACGACATCAAGGAGGCCTTCACCCTCGGCACGCGGGTGCTCACGCTCGACAAGCGCCGGCACGATCCGCACGCCCCGCACCGCTACGGCGCAGGCGTGGTCTATGACCTTGCGCTGACCCGCAAGCAGGCCGGGGAGGCGCCCGCCGACCTGTCCGATATTACGATTGACGCGAAAGTTAATACCTGA
- a CDS encoding ABC transporter permease, translating to MRWVTANPGRRGNLLLGAVPLLVLALAYVIATAARHADNPADKILPLPGAMAAAMAGLLFEPDPLSGQYLFWADTIASLWRLGLGLGIATTAALLVGLALGALPPVRAGFGPLVTAIAVIPPIALLPILFIVFGLGETAKVALIVVGVAPFMIRDVAGHIGALPREQVIKALTLGANSWGVVLRVALPQALPRLFEALRLSLGPAWVFLISAEAIAADVGLGYRIFLVRRYLAMDVILPYVAWIALLAVVMDLVLSRASRRLFGWAH from the coding sequence GTGCGGTGGGTCACCGCCAATCCGGGGCGGCGCGGCAACCTGCTGCTCGGCGCGGTGCCGCTGCTGGTTCTGGCGCTGGCCTATGTCATCGCCACCGCCGCGCGCCATGCGGACAACCCGGCCGACAAGATCCTGCCGCTCCCCGGCGCGATGGCGGCGGCGATGGCGGGGCTGCTGTTCGAACCCGATCCGCTCTCCGGCCAGTACCTGTTCTGGGCCGACACCATCGCGAGCCTGTGGCGGCTGGGGCTGGGGCTGGGGATCGCCACGACCGCCGCGTTGCTGGTCGGCCTTGCTCTGGGGGCCTTGCCCCCGGTCAGGGCCGGGTTCGGCCCCCTCGTGACCGCCATCGCCGTGATCCCGCCGATCGCACTCCTGCCGATCCTGTTCATCGTCTTCGGTCTCGGCGAGACCGCCAAGGTGGCGCTGATCGTGGTCGGGGTGGCGCCTTTCATGATCCGCGACGTCGCCGGGCATATCGGCGCCCTGCCGCGCGAGCAGGTGATCAAGGCGCTGACCCTGGGCGCAAATTCCTGGGGCGTGGTGCTTCGGGTGGCGCTGCCGCAGGCGTTGCCGCGGCTGTTCGAGGCCCTGCGCCTCTCGCTCGGCCCGGCCTGGGTGTTCCTGATCTCGGCCGAGGCGATCGCGGCCGACGTCGGCCTCGGCTACCGCATCTTCCTTGTCCGCCGCTACCTCGCGATGGACGTGATCCTGCCCTACGTGGCGTGGATCGCGCTGCTGGCGGTGGTGATGGACCTCGTCCTCTCGCGGGCGAGCCGCCGCCTGTTCGGCTGGGCGCACTGA
- a CDS encoding putative urea ABC transporter substrate-binding protein, producing MLQLARRAARYLAMAFAALALAACSGGEEDTAAPRTEFAIGWSIYAGWMPWPYAEQAGIVKKWGDKYGITIRFVQVNDYIESVNQYTAGKLDGVTVANMDALTIPAAGGKDTSAIILGDYSNGNDAVLLKGADSVAGIKGRQVYLAELSVSHYLLARALETSGMKLTDVKTVNTSDADIAAAFASPEVTAAVAWNPQVTTMKGVAGTKAVFTSADIPGEILDLMVVDTKVLAANPNLGKALAGIWYETMALMAKQDAEGAAARAAMAKLAGATPEAFEGQLSTTFLYTDPKAAVAAMASPDLVTTMTRVRDFSFAQGLFGQGARSADAVGMSFPGGKTLGDAGAITLRFDPTYMQLAADGKL from the coding sequence ATGCTCCAGCTGGCCCGCCGTGCCGCCCGCTACCTCGCAATGGCCTTCGCCGCGCTGGCGCTGGCGGCCTGTTCGGGCGGGGAGGAGGACACCGCCGCCCCGCGCACCGAATTCGCCATCGGCTGGTCGATCTATGCCGGGTGGATGCCCTGGCCCTATGCCGAGCAGGCGGGCATCGTGAAGAAGTGGGGCGACAAGTACGGCATCACGATCAGGTTCGTGCAGGTCAACGACTATATCGAGAGCGTGAACCAGTACACCGCGGGCAAGCTCGACGGGGTGACGGTCGCCAACATGGATGCCCTCACGATCCCCGCGGCGGGCGGCAAGGATACCAGCGCGATCATCCTCGGCGACTATTCCAACGGCAATGATGCCGTGCTGCTGAAGGGCGCCGACAGCGTGGCGGGGATCAAGGGGCGGCAGGTCTATCTCGCCGAGCTTTCGGTCTCGCACTACCTGCTCGCCCGCGCGCTGGAGACCAGCGGAATGAAGCTGACCGACGTGAAGACGGTCAACACCTCCGATGCCGACATCGCCGCCGCCTTCGCCTCTCCCGAGGTCACCGCGGCGGTGGCGTGGAACCCGCAGGTCACCACCATGAAGGGCGTTGCGGGGACCAAGGCGGTGTTCACCTCGGCCGATATCCCGGGCGAGATCCTCGACCTGATGGTGGTCGACACCAAGGTGCTCGCCGCCAACCCGAACCTCGGCAAGGCGCTTGCCGGCATCTGGTACGAGACCATGGCGCTGATGGCGAAGCAGGATGCCGAAGGCGCGGCGGCGCGCGCGGCGATGGCGAAGCTCGCGGGCGCCACGCCGGAGGCCTTCGAGGGGCAGCTGTCGACCACCTTCCTCTACACCGATCCCAAGGCGGCGGTGGCGGCGATGGCCTCGCCCGATCTCGTCACCACCATGACCCGGGTGCGCGATTTCTCCTTCGCGCAAGGCCTGTTCGGGCAGGGCGCGCGCTCGGCCGACGCGGTGGGGATGAGCTTCCCCGGCGGCAAGACGCTGGGTGATGCGGGCGCGATCACGCTGCGCTTCGATCCGACCTACATGCAGCTCGCCGCCGACGGGAAGCTCTGA
- a CDS encoding DUF6923 family protein — protein sequence MIRKPAARPLAVLAAAAALATTACADDTPPPDDAVGPAPDLVETALKVPGFADFLAVDGDAVWVTNDGRVEKWSPAGKLAAVEVPRPCGTMAIAAGSLWVANCKGGEVWRIDLATAAVQAKIATGLANPKGETNVVAGAGAVWVPSDPAGKLARIDPATNAVAATVTVVPETWYLAYGFDALWAVSSEGKLLQKIDTATNAVTGTAALGDTPGFLAAGEGAVWVQEQGDGTVAKVDPASLAVAGRTKVGDNLKWGDIDAAGGAVWLRTTDDQTMVVIDPASLKIRARMGAAVGSGALRWTPKGVWTSAHDNQTLSWWSAPAAK from the coding sequence ATGATCCGCAAACCTGCTGCCCGCCCGCTCGCCGTTCTCGCCGCCGCCGCCGCGCTCGCCACCACCGCCTGTGCCGACGACACGCCCCCGCCCGACGACGCGGTCGGCCCCGCGCCCGATCTGGTCGAGACCGCGCTCAAGGTGCCCGGCTTTGCCGATTTCCTAGCGGTCGATGGCGATGCGGTGTGGGTGACGAATGATGGCCGGGTGGAGAAATGGTCCCCGGCCGGAAAGCTCGCCGCGGTCGAGGTGCCCCGCCCCTGCGGGACGATGGCGATCGCCGCAGGCTCGCTGTGGGTCGCCAATTGCAAGGGCGGCGAGGTGTGGCGCATCGACCTTGCCACCGCCGCCGTGCAGGCGAAGATCGCCACCGGCCTCGCCAATCCCAAGGGCGAGACGAACGTGGTCGCCGGCGCGGGCGCGGTCTGGGTGCCGAGCGATCCGGCGGGCAAACTCGCGCGGATCGACCCCGCCACCAACGCCGTCGCCGCCACCGTCACCGTCGTGCCCGAGACCTGGTATCTCGCCTATGGCTTCGACGCGCTCTGGGCGGTGTCGAGCGAGGGCAAGCTGCTCCAGAAGATCGACACCGCCACCAATGCCGTGACCGGCACGGCGGCGCTCGGCGACACGCCCGGCTTCCTTGCCGCCGGCGAAGGCGCGGTGTGGGTGCAGGAACAGGGCGACGGCACCGTGGCCAAGGTCGATCCGGCAAGCCTTGCCGTGGCGGGGCGCACCAAGGTCGGCGACAATCTCAAGTGGGGCGACATCGACGCGGCGGGGGGCGCGGTGTGGCTACGCACCACCGACGACCAGACGATGGTGGTGATCGACCCCGCCAGCCTCAAGATCCGCGCCCGGATGGGGGCGGCGGTGGGCAGCGGCGCGCTGCGCTGGACGCCCAAGGGGGTGTGGACCTCGGCCCACGACAACCAGACCCTGTCGTGGTGGAGCGCGCCTGCCGCGAAATAG